A window of Bradyrhizobium sp. AZCC 1610 contains these coding sequences:
- a CDS encoding potassium transporter Kup, protein MSVQFAIPAAETPAANGHGETHSTAGFKALMLGSIGVVYGDIGTSPLYALREAIVAASGHAGTANPQAVLGVLSLILWALVVVVTMKYVLILLRADNNGEGGTLALMALAQRAVGKGGGAIVLLGIISGALFYGDAVLTPALSVLSAIEGIKLVTVTFEHYVVPLTLVILVALFAVQSHGTARVAAFFGPIMCVWFAVIAIAAVPQIARHPEVLSAFNPLHAVSFMLHHGMIGFITLGAVFLAVTGAEALYADLGHFGKRPIQTAWLFIVLPSLAINYLGQGALLIADPKAIENPFFLMFPDWALIPMVALATAATVIASQAVITGAYSLTRTAIQLGLMPRFEIRHTSEAHSGQIYIPRINMLLFVAVMLLVVLFRSSSALAAAYGISVTGTMVVTAMMGFVVIWRVWKWSPIAAAALIAPFLFLDITFLAANLLKVFEGGWVPLALGGVVMLLMYTWRRGSRLLFEKSRKLEFPLAELVAMLEKRPPQRVPGTAVFLTSDPECAPTALMHSLKHYKVLHEKNVILTIETAPTPRIDDAERVRMEQLSETFSKVTLRFGFMESPNVPKTLAIARKLGWQFDIMSTSFFLSRRALKPAAHSGMPRWQDLLFIRLSQSANDATDYFQIPTGRVVEVGTQVTI, encoded by the coding sequence ATGTCAGTCCAGTTTGCGATCCCCGCGGCGGAAACGCCCGCGGCCAACGGTCATGGTGAAACGCATTCCACCGCCGGCTTCAAGGCCCTGATGCTCGGCAGCATCGGCGTCGTCTATGGCGACATCGGCACCAGCCCGCTGTACGCATTGCGCGAAGCCATCGTCGCGGCCAGCGGGCACGCGGGCACTGCCAATCCGCAAGCGGTGCTGGGCGTGCTGTCGCTGATCCTGTGGGCGCTGGTCGTCGTGGTGACGATGAAATATGTGCTGATCCTGCTGCGCGCCGACAACAACGGCGAGGGCGGAACGCTGGCGCTGATGGCGCTGGCGCAACGTGCGGTCGGCAAGGGCGGCGGTGCGATCGTGCTGCTCGGCATCATATCTGGTGCGCTGTTCTACGGCGACGCAGTCCTGACACCGGCGCTATCGGTATTGTCGGCTATCGAGGGCATCAAGCTCGTCACAGTGACCTTTGAACACTATGTCGTGCCGCTGACATTGGTCATTCTGGTTGCTCTGTTTGCGGTCCAGTCCCACGGCACCGCGCGCGTTGCCGCATTCTTCGGACCGATCATGTGCGTCTGGTTCGCCGTCATCGCGATCGCGGCCGTGCCGCAGATCGCGCGCCACCCCGAAGTGCTGTCGGCGTTCAACCCGCTCCACGCCGTCTCCTTCATGCTCCATCACGGCATGATCGGCTTCATCACGCTGGGCGCAGTGTTTCTCGCCGTCACCGGCGCCGAGGCGCTCTACGCCGACCTCGGCCATTTCGGCAAGCGGCCGATCCAGACCGCATGGCTGTTCATCGTGCTGCCGTCGCTGGCGATAAACTATCTGGGGCAGGGCGCGCTGCTGATTGCCGATCCCAAGGCGATCGAGAACCCGTTCTTCCTGATGTTCCCGGACTGGGCGCTGATCCCGATGGTGGCGCTGGCGACGGCGGCGACCGTGATCGCGAGCCAGGCCGTCATCACCGGCGCCTATTCGCTGACGCGAACGGCGATCCAGCTCGGCCTGATGCCGCGATTCGAAATTCGTCATACATCGGAAGCCCATTCCGGCCAGATCTACATTCCCCGCATCAACATGCTGCTGTTCGTTGCGGTGATGCTGCTGGTGGTCCTGTTCCGCTCGTCGAGCGCGCTGGCCGCGGCCTACGGAATCTCCGTGACCGGGACCATGGTGGTCACGGCCATGATGGGCTTCGTCGTGATCTGGCGGGTCTGGAAATGGTCGCCGATCGCGGCCGCAGCCCTGATCGCGCCGTTTTTGTTCCTCGACATCACCTTCCTCGCGGCCAATCTGCTGAAGGTGTTCGAGGGCGGCTGGGTGCCGCTGGCGCTGGGCGGCGTCGTGATGCTCCTGATGTACACGTGGCGGCGCGGCAGCCGGCTGCTGTTCGAGAAATCGCGCAAGCTGGAATTCCCGCTGGCCGAGCTGGTGGCGATGCTGGAGAAGCGCCCGCCGCAGCGGGTGCCCGGCACCGCCGTGTTCCTCACCAGCGATCCCGAATGCGCACCGACGGCGCTGATGCACAGCCTGAAGCACTACAAGGTGCTGCACGAGAAGAACGTCATCCTCACCATCGAGACTGCGCCGACGCCGCGGATCGACGATGCCGAGCGGGTGCGGATGGAGCAGCTCAGCGAGACCTTCTCCAAGGTCACGCTGCGGTTCGGTTTCATGGAATCGCCCAATGTGCCGAAGACGCTGGCGATCGCCCGCAAGCTCGGCTGGCAGTTCGACATCATGTCGACGTCGTTCTTCCTGTCCCGCCGTGCGCTCAAGCCGGCCGCGCATTCGGGCATGCCGCGCTGGCAGGACCTGCTGTTCATCCGCCTCAGCCAGTCCGCCAACGACGCCACGGACTATTTCCAGATCCCGACCGGGCGGGTGGTGGAAGTGGGAACGCAGGTCACGATCTAG
- a CDS encoding SMP-30/gluconolactonase/LRE family protein — protein sequence MRTPQLSALVFALLTFNAVAAEPQKLWEASGFKQPESVVFDRAAGAIYVSNVNGDAMKKDGNGFISKLAPDGKVVTIEWVKGLDSPTGLALSNGKLYAADVDRIAEIDLAKGEIINRYEAPGSKFLNDLAADKRGRVYVSDMVTNSIWVLDGGKLSLLMQDDALDNPNGLFVEDGRLVVASWGKMAPDFSTKVPGHMKAIDLATKKVSALGDPTPVGNFDGVEPDGKGGYLVTDWVSGGLFRVANNGKPTRLLPLTKGSADLGVGPDGTVMIPMMMDGTVVAYRIDPR from the coding sequence ATGAGGACACCTCAGCTCTCCGCATTGGTGTTTGCTCTGCTTACCTTCAATGCCGTCGCCGCGGAACCTCAGAAGCTGTGGGAGGCGAGTGGCTTCAAGCAGCCCGAGTCGGTGGTCTTTGACCGAGCCGCGGGGGCCATTTATGTGTCGAACGTCAACGGCGATGCGATGAAAAAGGATGGCAACGGCTTCATTTCAAAGCTCGCGCCGGATGGAAAGGTCGTGACAATTGAGTGGGTCAAGGGGCTCGACAGTCCGACCGGACTCGCGCTTTCCAACGGCAAGCTGTACGCCGCAGACGTGGATCGGATTGCGGAAATCGACCTCGCCAAGGGCGAAATTATCAACCGATACGAGGCACCCGGATCCAAATTCTTGAACGACCTCGCGGCTGACAAGAGGGGACGGGTTTACGTCTCCGATATGGTGACAAACAGCATTTGGGTGCTCGACGGCGGCAAGCTGTCTCTCTTGATGCAGGATGACGCGCTCGACAACCCGAACGGGCTTTTCGTCGAGGACGGTAGGCTTGTGGTCGCGTCGTGGGGCAAGATGGCCCCGGACTTCTCGACCAAGGTACCTGGCCACATGAAGGCGATCGATCTCGCAACGAAGAAAGTGTCTGCTCTCGGTGACCCGACACCAGTCGGCAATTTCGATGGCGTCGAGCCCGATGGCAAGGGCGGCTATCTTGTCACCGACTGGGTAAGCGGCGGCCTGTTCCGCGTCGCGAACAATGGAAAGCCGACGCGCCTCCTTCCGCTCACGAAGGGGAGCGCCGATCTCGGCGTGGGGCCGGACGGTACCGTCATGATCCCGATGATGATGGACGGCACTGTTGTGGCTTACAGGATCGACCCACGCTGA
- a CDS encoding substrate-binding periplasmic protein, whose translation MTRAFSAARYRRARYAASLSLLMLWNAPADARSLETVIERGALTLCASPNALPFASKAGPVPGFQIELGEKIAEQLGVKLTREWVVSAIQYRRADCDLVLDVIARKDTPPAGGVRISRPYHRSGVVLAVRGDSPASSLASLGSDQRVGVPVGSLVSMTLAKAGTATSPFVFEDDIVAALTNREIEAAAVTPMTVGWFNLQHADKPLRLIPAFDNDQDLNWNIAAGLLGPDDKLRARVDTAIEALLADGTIARIYARYGIELRPPQ comes from the coding sequence ATGACTAGAGCGTTCTCCGCGGCGCGATATCGCCGCGCCCGATACGCGGCAAGCCTCTCGCTGCTGATGCTCTGGAACGCGCCGGCGGATGCCCGCTCGCTGGAAACCGTCATCGAGCGCGGCGCGTTGACGCTTTGCGCCAGCCCCAACGCGCTGCCGTTTGCAAGCAAGGCCGGACCGGTCCCGGGATTTCAGATCGAACTCGGCGAGAAAATCGCCGAGCAACTCGGCGTCAAGCTCACGCGGGAGTGGGTGGTCAGTGCGATCCAGTATCGCCGCGCCGATTGCGACCTCGTGCTCGACGTCATCGCCCGCAAGGATACGCCGCCCGCGGGCGGTGTGCGGATTTCGCGTCCCTACCATCGCAGCGGCGTCGTACTCGCAGTGCGCGGCGATTCGCCGGCGTCGTCACTGGCAAGTCTCGGTTCCGATCAGCGGGTCGGGGTACCGGTCGGCTCGCTGGTCTCCATGACGCTCGCCAAGGCCGGCACCGCCACGTCTCCGTTCGTGTTCGAGGACGATATTGTTGCAGCGTTGACCAATCGCGAAATCGAGGCAGCCGCCGTCACACCGATGACGGTCGGCTGGTTCAATCTGCAGCATGCCGACAAACCGTTGCGCCTTATTCCGGCGTTCGACAACGACCAGGATTTGAACTGGAATATTGCGGCTGGGCTACTTGGCCCCGACGACAAGCTGCGAGCGCGCGTCGATACGGCGATCGAGGCCCTGCTCGCCGATGGCACCATCGCGCGGATCTATGCCCGCTACGGCATCGAACTGCGACCTCCGCAATGA
- a CDS encoding c-type cytochrome: MRIPFVIVASLAIIWPWLPNASFAQQSTPAGAANPLPQAEASPDDIEGGKMFATTCGFCHQDGGRHAGRGPKLSKSERSDEYIIERIKKGKTGAMPAYGSVFSDGQIIAILAYIRGLDD; the protein is encoded by the coding sequence ATGCGAATACCGTTTGTAATCGTTGCTTCCCTGGCCATCATCTGGCCATGGCTGCCAAACGCCTCGTTTGCACAACAATCCACCCCAGCGGGCGCGGCAAATCCGCTGCCGCAAGCCGAAGCCTCGCCGGACGACATCGAAGGCGGGAAAATGTTCGCTACCACCTGCGGCTTTTGCCACCAGGACGGCGGCCGTCATGCGGGCAGAGGTCCGAAGCTGTCGAAGTCCGAGCGCAGCGACGAATACATCATCGAGCGTATCAAGAAGGGCAAGACGGGCGCCATGCCCGCGTATGGGTCGGTGTTCAGTGACGGCCAGATCATCGCGATCCTGGCCTACATTCGAGGGCTCGATGACTAG
- a CDS encoding pyrroloquinoline quinone-dependent dehydrogenase yields MTFHERYLVGCAALAVAALVTVSPTRAQAPTQPQDAALNAEATQNDWPTYHGTYKSYHYSGLDQINTGNVKNLEVAWMHFPERATRGIQSTPLALDGVLYYSGSYSRIYALDGATGKTIWAYAPELDEDLVSKQTHSPYNRGIAIGHGNLYVGTVDGRLIALDLKTGKPVWDTKLLDSKKVTVGFTGAPLVVKDKVIIGAQGGEWTGRGPIFGVDGKTGAKKWEFFTVAGTEEAMKTWGGDSWRTGGGGGWMPGTYDPESNTVWWGTANPAPLYDWSGADWKKSGPRPGDNLYTTSVIALDPDTGKLKFYHQELPHDAWDFDSSVGEFVMIERGGKKLVVHANKSGYVFVYDRSNAKVENVWPLVKNINFVKSIDPKTGELIGRRDLAEGKVDPPLCPAIMGGISWNSGAYSPKNGLFYRIGQEWCMELTVEKTTPILEPMAQLNLGATFKAIAPPDGPARGHLSARDPVTGAKKWEVNYKQPPLASVLATAGNLVFVPDSEGIVHAYNADTGEELWSRNNGMGHNAGIISYMAGGKQYIAVPAGWGSLVADEFVALYGEPFKSMTKNTGALVVFALRQ; encoded by the coding sequence ATGACTTTCCATGAACGATATCTCGTCGGCTGCGCCGCGCTGGCGGTGGCTGCCCTGGTCACCGTCTCGCCGACGCGCGCTCAAGCGCCGACGCAGCCTCAAGACGCGGCCCTGAATGCCGAGGCGACCCAGAACGACTGGCCGACGTATCACGGCACCTACAAGTCCTACCATTACAGCGGCCTCGACCAGATCAATACCGGCAACGTCAAGAATCTCGAAGTCGCCTGGATGCATTTTCCGGAGCGCGCCACCCGCGGCATTCAGTCGACGCCGCTGGCCCTTGACGGCGTGCTGTACTATTCGGGCTCCTACAGCCGGATCTACGCGCTGGACGGCGCGACCGGCAAGACCATCTGGGCCTACGCGCCGGAGCTCGACGAGGACCTGGTCTCCAAGCAGACGCACTCGCCATACAACCGCGGCATCGCCATCGGACACGGCAATCTCTACGTCGGCACGGTCGATGGGCGCTTGATCGCGCTCGATCTGAAGACCGGCAAGCCGGTGTGGGACACCAAGCTGCTGGATTCCAAGAAGGTGACGGTCGGCTTTACCGGCGCGCCGCTGGTGGTGAAGGACAAGGTGATCATCGGCGCCCAGGGCGGCGAATGGACCGGTCGCGGACCGATCTTCGGCGTCGACGGCAAGACCGGAGCGAAGAAATGGGAGTTCTTCACGGTCGCCGGCACCGAAGAGGCCATGAAAACCTGGGGTGGTGACTCCTGGCGGACCGGCGGCGGTGGCGGCTGGATGCCCGGAACCTATGACCCGGAAAGCAATACGGTGTGGTGGGGCACCGCCAACCCGGCGCCGCTCTACGACTGGTCGGGTGCGGACTGGAAGAAGAGCGGACCGCGGCCGGGCGACAATCTTTACACGACATCGGTGATCGCGCTCGATCCCGATACCGGCAAGCTCAAATTCTACCACCAGGAGCTGCCGCATGATGCCTGGGACTTCGACTCTTCCGTCGGCGAGTTCGTCATGATCGAGCGTGGCGGCAAGAAGCTCGTGGTGCACGCCAACAAGAGCGGATACGTCTTCGTCTATGATCGTTCCAACGCCAAGGTCGAGAACGTCTGGCCGCTGGTAAAGAACATCAACTTCGTCAAGAGCATTGATCCGAAGACCGGCGAACTGATCGGTCGCCGCGATCTCGCGGAAGGCAAGGTCGACCCGCCGTTGTGTCCGGCTATCATGGGCGGCATCAGCTGGAACTCTGGCGCCTATAGTCCCAAGAACGGGCTCTTCTACCGGATCGGGCAGGAGTGGTGCATGGAGCTGACCGTCGAGAAGACCACGCCGATCCTGGAGCCGATGGCTCAGCTCAACCTCGGCGCCACGTTCAAGGCTATAGCGCCGCCGGACGGACCGGCCCGTGGTCATCTTAGCGCCCGCGATCCGGTCACCGGCGCCAAGAAGTGGGAGGTCAACTACAAGCAACCGCCGCTCGCCAGCGTTCTTGCCACCGCCGGCAATCTGGTATTCGTGCCGGATTCCGAGGGCATTGTGCACGCCTATAACGCGGACACCGGCGAAGAGCTGTGGTCGCGCAACAACGGCATGGGACACAACGCCGGCATCATCAGCTACATGGCCGGTGGCAAGCAGTACATCGCCGTACCGGCGGGCTGGGGCAGCCTGGTGGCCGACGAGTTTGTCGCGCTCTATGGCGAGCCCTTCAAGAGCATGACGAAGAATACCGGTGCCCTGGTTGTGTTCGCGCTCAGGCAATAA
- a CDS encoding ABC transporter substrate-binding protein — translation MAPDEKLQSENSPSTPRSASRRSFVKGLGAAGVALPALAMLPRWGFAEDVAAIYANAAIDWKQFAGQTITLAGAIHPWSNAITPLLWDFTKLTGISVVTDFRLETTYLGALPIQLARGGGTPDVFMYTTYGQGISNGWLEPLSAHFSDKSLTNLGWYDEGDLLKTARAFPLWRDGERYAMPITSEAVTLFINGDALAAKNLPVPQTFDELLVTANAVKTNEMSGIAMRAQAGGNSSVPAMSFVFSYGGDMVKDNKAAFASPEAIAAIEMYGQLLSQAGPGGVGGYEWYHVLDDFLQRKTAMAIDSSNFATDISNPAKSHVASQAVFAAFPHVAGRTSVPFMSHWQACINSKSRNKRAAFLFLLWATSKPTSMRTAAAGLATTRVSAWSSEDFRKAFGAQAAEAALTNLQNADVERAKAILFHPHSRPILDAFMIGVNEVVSRAKPAKIAMTNAAEKANAVIRG, via the coding sequence ATGGCTCCAGATGAAAAGTTGCAGAGTGAAAATTCGCCGAGCACTCCAAGATCGGCCAGCCGGCGCAGCTTCGTCAAGGGATTGGGCGCGGCGGGGGTGGCCTTGCCGGCCCTCGCCATGCTGCCGCGGTGGGGTTTCGCAGAGGATGTCGCCGCGATCTATGCCAACGCTGCGATAGATTGGAAACAATTTGCGGGGCAGACGATCACGCTCGCAGGCGCGATCCATCCCTGGTCGAACGCAATCACTCCGCTTTTGTGGGATTTCACCAAGCTCACCGGCATCAGCGTCGTTACCGACTTCCGATTGGAGACCACGTACCTCGGCGCGCTTCCGATCCAGCTCGCCCGTGGCGGCGGCACACCTGACGTCTTCATGTACACGACCTATGGCCAGGGCATCTCGAACGGATGGCTCGAGCCGCTGAGCGCCCATTTTTCCGACAAGTCGCTGACCAATCTCGGCTGGTATGACGAGGGCGACCTACTCAAGACCGCCCGAGCCTTCCCGTTGTGGCGGGACGGCGAACGCTACGCCATGCCGATCACTTCCGAGGCGGTGACCTTGTTCATCAACGGCGATGCGCTGGCAGCCAAGAACCTGCCGGTTCCCCAGACTTTCGATGAGCTGCTGGTTACCGCGAACGCGGTCAAGACCAATGAGATGTCCGGGATCGCCATGCGGGCCCAGGCCGGCGGCAATTCGTCCGTGCCGGCCATGAGCTTCGTGTTCTCCTACGGCGGGGACATGGTCAAGGACAACAAGGCCGCTTTCGCGAGCCCGGAGGCCATCGCGGCCATCGAGATGTACGGTCAGCTGCTCAGTCAAGCCGGCCCTGGCGGTGTGGGCGGCTACGAATGGTACCACGTGCTGGACGACTTCCTGCAGCGCAAGACGGCGATGGCGATCGACAGCAGCAACTTCGCTACCGACATCTCCAATCCAGCCAAAAGCCACGTTGCCAGTCAGGCCGTGTTTGCCGCCTTTCCGCATGTCGCCGGTCGCACCTCCGTGCCCTTCATGTCGCACTGGCAGGCGTGCATCAATTCCAAATCGCGAAACAAGCGGGCGGCTTTTTTGTTTCTGCTGTGGGCGACAAGCAAGCCGACCTCGATGCGGACCGCAGCAGCGGGACTGGCGACGACACGCGTATCGGCCTGGTCGAGCGAGGACTTCAGGAAGGCGTTCGGCGCACAAGCCGCGGAGGCGGCGCTGACCAACTTGCAGAATGCCGATGTCGAGCGCGCCAAGGCGATCCTTTTCCATCCGCACTCGAGACCGATCCTCGACGCTTTCATGATCGGCGTGAATGAAGTGGTCTCCAGAGCGAAGCCGGCGAAGATTGCGATGACCAACGCCGCCGAGAAGGCCAATGCGGTGATCCGCGGTTAG
- a CDS encoding ATP-binding protein — translation MNLGAPFFNLPCRWNKTRAFQPSTSGPIQPHEIAGLQLRNAVEAMGDIDEGTRVLQINTEREVAGGVLVTVRDSGPGLDPADVEQVFTAFYTTEPMGMGLAICRSMVEAHGGRMWASANEPRGAVFQFTLPLEQDESIPAQHVRSNPAA, via the coding sequence ATGAACCTCGGGGCGCCGTTTTTCAATTTACCCTGCCGCTGGAACAAGACGAGAGCATTCCAGCCCAGCACGTCCGGTCCAATCCAGCCGCATGAGATTGCAGGACTGCAGCTCCGCAATGCTGTTGAAGCCATGGGCGACATCGACGAGGGGACGCGCGTGCTACAGATCAACACCGAGAGGGAGGTCGCCGGCGGCGTGCTCGTCACGGTTCGCGATTCCGGCCCGGGCCTGGACCCGGCGGATGTGGAGCAGGTTTTCACGGCCTTCTACACGACGGAGCCCATGGGCATGGGCCTCGCTATCTGCCGGTCGATGGTCGAGGCTCACGGGGGACGGATGTGGGCAAGCGCGAATGAACCTCGGGGTGCCGTTTTTCAATTCACCCTGCCGCTGGAACAAGACGAGAGCATTCCAGCCCAGCACGTCCGGTCCAATCCAGCCGCATGA
- a CDS encoding nuclear transport factor 2 family protein produces the protein MDIRAELKELCEAFNAHDLDRIMACFSDDCVLEMPRGSSPWGSRFEGKRNVREALATRFEGLPDVHYGNDEHFVDAAADTGISKWTLTGTTREGTRKEVRGCDFYTFRNGKVIRKDSYWKIVD, from the coding sequence ATGGACATTCGAGCCGAACTGAAGGAGCTATGTGAAGCCTTCAACGCGCACGATCTTGATCGCATCATGGCATGCTTTTCTGATGATTGTGTCTTGGAGATGCCGAGGGGAAGCAGTCCCTGGGGCTCCCGTTTCGAGGGCAAACGGAATGTACGAGAAGCGCTGGCAACACGCTTTGAAGGCTTGCCCGATGTCCACTACGGCAACGATGAGCATTTTGTGGATGCGGCTGCCGATACCGGCATCTCAAAATGGACCCTCACAGGCACCACCCGCGAGGGTACGAGAAAGGAGGTCCGAGGTTGTGACTTCTATACGTTCCGCAATGGCAAGGTGATCCGCAAGGACTCGTACTGGAAAATCGTAGATTGA
- a CDS encoding vanadium-dependent haloperoxidase, with protein MKSVLGMSAATLLPGMIAVALLGAPARADVVTDWNVTTGTLVANDVGNNPKLRTLAMVHVAMSDAINTVQNRYARVVATVPAAPGASAEAAAATAARQILVQVYPAKKDKIEEAYAASLKAIPDGSSKTEGIKLGMAVADAVQADRANDGTDAPDTYRPHTAPGVYVPTTLPMREQYARAKPWVLKSADQFRPGPPPALSSAEWARDYNEVMRLGGTKSTARTAEQTEAVRFWENINFGPAWQAAARELAMKQEMPLAECARLFALLNVSLANAYIVNWDAKYTYNVWRPVTAIRNGDQDGNDATARDAGWTSFNPTPMHPEYPSQATINATIASAILESVFGPVKAIPFTATDVRDAKRTRQFASLADMAEEQKNVRVWGGVHYRFAIRASEDVGRKVAAYMIENTLKPAR; from the coding sequence ATGAAATCCGTTTTAGGAATGTCGGCAGCTACTCTGCTGCCGGGCATGATCGCTGTCGCGCTGTTGGGCGCGCCGGCGCGCGCCGATGTCGTCACTGACTGGAACGTGACCACCGGTACCCTGGTGGCCAACGACGTCGGCAACAACCCCAAACTGCGCACCCTGGCTATGGTGCATGTTGCGATGTCGGATGCGATCAATACCGTGCAGAACCGCTACGCCCGCGTGGTCGCGACGGTTCCGGCTGCGCCTGGCGCGTCGGCCGAAGCCGCGGCCGCGACGGCCGCGCGGCAAATCCTTGTTCAGGTCTATCCAGCAAAGAAAGACAAGATCGAAGAGGCCTACGCGGCATCGCTCAAGGCGATCCCTGACGGGTCTTCCAAGACCGAAGGCATCAAGCTGGGTATGGCGGTCGCCGACGCGGTACAGGCCGACCGCGCAAACGACGGCACCGACGCTCCGGACACTTACCGGCCGCACACTGCACCGGGGGTATATGTGCCGACCACGCTGCCGATGCGGGAGCAATATGCGCGAGCCAAGCCATGGGTGCTCAAGAGTGCCGACCAGTTCCGGCCCGGCCCGCCGCCGGCACTGTCGAGCGCCGAGTGGGCCCGGGACTACAACGAGGTCATGCGCCTCGGCGGCACCAAGAGCACGGCGCGCACCGCTGAGCAGACCGAGGCGGTCAGGTTCTGGGAAAACATTAATTTCGGCCCGGCATGGCAGGCGGCGGCGCGTGAGCTCGCGATGAAGCAGGAGATGCCGCTCGCCGAATGTGCCCGCCTGTTCGCGCTGCTCAACGTGAGTCTGGCGAACGCCTACATCGTCAATTGGGACGCGAAGTACACCTACAATGTCTGGCGACCGGTCACCGCAATCCGCAATGGCGACCAGGACGGCAACGATGCCACTGCGCGCGATGCCGGCTGGACCTCGTTCAACCCGACGCCGATGCATCCGGAATACCCCTCGCAGGCGACGATCAACGCAACGATCGCGTCGGCCATTCTGGAATCGGTGTTCGGTCCCGTGAAGGCCATTCCTTTCACGGCAACCGATGTGCGGGATGCGAAGCGAACGCGGCAGTTCGCCAGCTTGGCCGATATGGCCGAAGAGCAGAAGAATGTCCGCGTCTGGGGCGGCGTGCACTACAGATTCGCGATCCGCGCCAGCGAGGACGTGGGCCGAAAGGTCGCGGCCTACATGATCGAGAATACGCTCAAGCCGGCGCGTTAA